The genomic region CATCATCGCGACCGCCGAGGCGAGCGCAAACCTTGCCCGCTACGACGGCGTCCGCTTCGGGCACCGGGCCGAGAACGCCAGAGGCCTGGCCCAGATGTACGCCAAGAGCCGCGCCGAAGGGTTCGGGTCCGAGGTGAAGCGCCGCATCATGCTGGGGACCTACGCCCTTTCCTCCGGCTACTACGACGCCTACTACGTCAAGGCGCAGAAGGTGCGCACCCTGATCCAGCAGGACTTCCTGAACGCCTTCAAGGAAGTCGACGTGCTCCTGACCCCGATCGCCCCCACCCCGGCCTTCAAGATCGCGGAAAAGCTCGAAGACCCGCTGCAGATGTACCTCTCCGACATCTTCACCATCCCGGTGAACCTGGCCGGCACCTGCGGCATCTCCGTTCCCGCCGGGTTCAGCGCCGCCGGTCTCCCCATCGGGCTGCAGCTGGTTGGTAAACCCTTCGGCGAGCAGGATATCCTCACCGCCGCGTACTCCTTCGAAAAGGAGACGCAGTGGCACTTGAAGAAGGCACCGCTGTAAATCCTCAATAAAAGGCACTCACCACAGAGGACACAGAGGTACACAGAGGAAAAGCTGAACAGAGAAGGCCGAACCTCGAAACTCCCCGCGTCCTTCCTGGCACATGCTTTTAATAGTTTTCGACTGCTTTGATCGGAGCGAACATGAAATATCAGGTCGTCATCGGGCTAGAGGTCCATACCCAGCTCACCACCAATACCAAGATCTTCTGCGGCTGCTCGACCCGCTTCGGCGCGGAGCCCAACTCCCAGACCTGCCCGGTCTGCCTCGGCTTCCCCGGCGCTCTTCCGGTTTTGAACCAGCAGGTGGTGGAATACGCCATCCGCGCCGGGCTCGCCACCAACTGCTCCATTACCCAAAGGAACGTCTTCGCCCGGAAGAACTACTTCTACCCGGACCTCCCCAAGGGTTACCAGATCAGCCAGTTCGACCTCCCCATCTGCCAGCACGGTCACCTGGACATCGAGGTGGAGGGGGAGACGAAGCGGATCGGGATAACCCGCATCCACATGGAGGAAGACGCCGGGAAGCTGGTGCACGCCGACATCCCCGGGGTGGACGACTCCTGTGTCGACCTGAACCGCGCCTGCACCCCGCTTCTGGAGATCGTCTCGGAACCTGACATGCGCTCCCCGGACGAGGCGATAGCCTACCTGAAGAAGCTGCACCAGATCGTCATGTACCTGGGGATCTGCGACGGGAACCTGGAGGAAGGGAGCTTCCGCTGCGACGCCAACGTCTCGCTGATGCCGGTCGGATCCACCGTCTTCGGCACCCGCGCGGAGCTTAAGAACATCAACTCCTTCAAGTTCATCAAGCAGGCGATCGAGTACGAGATCGAGCGCCAGGCCGAGATCCTCGACGACGGCGGCAAGGTGGTCCAGGAAACCCGCCTCTTCGACCCGAACACCGGCACCACCCGCTCCATGCGCGGCAAGGAAGAGGCGCACGACTACCGCTACTTCCCGGACCCGGATCTCGTCCCGGTGATCATCTCGGACGACTGGATCGAGAAGGTGCGCGGCGGGCTCCCCGAGCTTCCCGAGGCGAAGCGCGCCCGCTTCATGTCGGATTTGGGGCTCCCCGAGTACGACGCCGAGGTACTGGTGGCAAGCCGGGAGCTGGCGCAGTACTTCGAGGACGCCTTCGCCCTTTTCCCGCAGGCGAAGACCGTCTCCAACTGGGTCATGGGTGAGGTCACCCGCGCCTTGAACGACGACAACAACCGCTCCATCGCCGAGTGCCCGGTCACCTCGGCCCTCCTGGCCGACCTCCTGAAGCTCATGGAGAAGGGAACCATCTCCGGGAAGATCGCGAAGACCGTCTTCGACGAGATGTACAAGACCGGCAATGCGCCGGAGAAGATCGTCGAGGAGAAGGGGCTGGTGCAGGTCTCCGACACCGGGGCCATCGAGGCGATGATCGACGAGGTGCTGGAGAAGAACCCCGGGCAGGTGGCCGAGTACCGGGGAGGCAAGGAGACCCTTTTCGGCTTCTTCGTGGGGCAGGTGATGCGCGCCTCCAAAGGGAAGGCGAACCCCGCCGTCGTCAACGAGATGCTGCTCAAGAAGTTGCAGGGGTAAAAAACAAGTCAAAGGCGTCGCACGCGGATCAGGCGGATGTTGCGGAAAAAGCACGGATAACCCATAAAGACTTTTTTTGGTTTGATCCGATTTTATCCGCGCCTTTTCCGTCAAATCCGTGTGCAAAAGCCTTTGGACTCTTTTCGAGGTAGACGATGTCCTTCAGAACCATAGAGTGGCGCGACAACAAGGTGATCATGATAGACCAGACCAGGCTCCCCGCCGAGGAGGTCTACAACGAGTACACCGACTTCCAGGGTGTGGCCCAGGCGATCCGCGGCATGGTGGTGCGCGGCGCCCCCGCCATCGGCATCGCCGCAGCCATGGGGGTCGCGCTCGGCGCCCGTGAGATCATCGCCGACAGCTTCGACACCTTCTACCGCCAGCTTGAAAACGTCTGCGACGTGATCGGACGCACCCGCCCCACCGCGGTCAACCTCTTCTGGGGACTGGAGCGGATGAAGCGGGTCGCCCTGCAGCACAAGGAACTCGATCTCAACTCGATCCGGGAGCTCTTGAAGGCCGAGGCGATCAGCATCGAGGCGGAGGACCTCGCCATCTGCAAGGAGATCGGCAGGCACGGCGCAGCTCTGGTCAAGGAAGGGGCCTCCATCCTCACCCACTGCAACGCTGGCGGGCTGGCAACGGCAGGCTACGGCACGGCTCTCGGGGTGATCCGGGGCGCGCACGAGGCGGGCAAGGGGATCCGCGTCTTCGCCGACGAAACCCGCCCCTGGCTCCAGGGGGCGCGCCTCACCGCCTGGGAGCTGATGAAGGACTCGATCCCGGTTACGCTCATCTCCGACAACATGGCGGGCTGGCTCATGAGGACCGGCCAGATCGACTTCTGCGTCGTCGGCGCCGACCGCATCGCCGCCAACGGCGACACCGCCAACAAGATCGGCACCTACTCGGTCGCCGTCCTCGCCAAGGAGAACCGGATCCCGTTCTACGTGGCGGCCCCGATATCCACCCTCGACCTCAAGCTCGCCAACGGCGACCTGATCCCCATCGAGGAGCGCGCCTCCGAGGAAGTGACCAAGATCAAGGGGATCCAGATCGCGCCGGAAGGGGTGAAGGTGAGAAATCCCGCCTTCGACGTCACCCCCGCCCGCTACATCACCGGCATCATCACCGAAAAAGGGGTGGTGCGCGGCGATTACGAAAGGGAGCTGAAGGCGCTGGTCGGGCTATGAGCCGCCGCTCGGATCTGGCCGGGGCGCTCCTCGCCGCGCTGTCGCAGCGCCAGGGGGGAGAGCTCGCGCAACTGCTCGAACAGGGGGGCTACAGCTACGGCGCCCGCTCCGTCGAGAACCTGCGCCTCTTGTCCGAAGTCCTCCCCGGCGAGCGGCTGATCGAGGTCGCCATCGCCGCCCTGTCGACCCCCCTTCCCGACATGGCCTTGAACGGCCTGGAGCGCATCAGCACCGCTGTCCCAAAGGAAACCCTCCTGGAGCTTTGCTCCCGCCGGGCGCTCCTCACCCAGTTGATGAACATCTGTGGTTCCTCCCCCTTCCTCACCAACCTCATCTGCCGCGACCCCTCCGCTCTGAAGCGGCTTTTTCTCGACCGCGAGATCATGCGCAGCCGCTCCGAGTCGGAGATGCTCGACACGTTGCGCAGCCGCGTCCCCGAAGGAACGGGGTACGCCGACCTCTTCGCGCACCTGCGCCGCTTCAAGTATGCCGAGATGCTGCGCATCGCGGCCCGCGACCTGAACGGGCTCTCCCCGCTGGAGGAGGTGACCGGAGAGCTCGCCTCCCTTGCCGCGGTCACGCTGCAACTCGCCTATGAGGCGGCCCTTGCCGAACTGGTCCGGGATCACGGCAAGCCGATGCAGACCACCCCCGAGGGCGAGGTCGAGGCCGAGTTCACCATCATCGGCATGGGGAAGCTCGGCGGACGGGAACTAAACTTCTCCTCCGACATCGACCTGATCTACTTCTACTCCTCCGACAAGGGGGAGAGCACCGGCATTCCCGACGGCAGGGGGGGCTTCAAGGGAAAGCTCTCCCTGCACTCCTTCTTCGTCAAGCTCGCCGAGATGGTGAGCCGCGCCATCTCGCAGGTGACCGAGGACGGCTTCGTCTTCCGGGTCGACATGGGGCTGCGCCCTGACGGCAAAGCCGGCGACCTGGCGACCTCGATGCGCTCGGCGGAGGTGTACTACGAGTCATGGGGGCAGTCCTGGGAGCGCGCCGCCATGATGAAGGCGCGCCCGGTGGCTGGATCCATCGAACTCGGGCAGGCGATACTCGCCGCCCTCACCCCCTTCATCTACCGCCGCTACCTCGACTACAACCTGATCGAAGACATGATGGCGATGAAGAAGAAGATCGACGCCTCGCTGGCAAGGAGCCAGGAGGGGGAGGTCAACATTAAGCTCGGACGCGGCGGCATCCGCGAGATCGAGTTCTTTATCCAGGCGCTGCAGCTGGTTTATGCCGGGAAAAATCCGAGCCTGCGCGTGAAGAACTCCCTTGCCGCTCTGCAGACACTCAGGCAGTCCCGCATCATCAAGGAGGCGGACTGCGTCGCCCTCTCCGACGCCTACCGCTTCCTGCGCACGGTCGAGCACCGGATACAGGTGGTCCAGGAGCGCCAGACCCACGCCCTGCCCAGAAAGGAAGAGGAATTCGTGGCGCTCGCCAGGCGCTGCGGCTACCTGCGAAAGGACGGGCTGCTCCGCTTCAAGGAGACCCTGGAGCTGCACCGGCATGCCGTCTCCGCCATCTACGGCGACCTCTTCCTCTCCCGCGACGAAAAGATCAAGGAGGAGGTGCACCCCGAGGTGCACTACTTCTTCGATCACAACGCGGACCCCGACCTGATCAAGGACATGCTGGAGGAGCGGCGCTTCGAGAACCCGGACGTCGCCTACGACAACCTCCTGGTGCTGCGCGACGGCCCGGCCAAGGTGAACCTCACCAGCCAGGGGCGCCGCACGCTGGAGAAGATCGCCCCGCTCTTTTTGCAGGAGGTATTCGCGGCGCCCGACCCGGACCTCGCCCTCGCCAACCTGGAGCGCTTCCTTGCCTCCACGAGGACCCGGGCCTCGATCTACGCGCTTCTTGCAGAAAACCGCGACATACTGAAGCTCCTCACCTCGCTGTTCGGGATGTCGGAGTTCCTTTCCAAGATCTTCATCGGGCACCCGGAACTGTTGGACAGCATGACCACGCGGGGCTACGCCTACCTGCAGAAGGAGCGCGCCGCCATGGCCCACGAGCTGGATCTGTTCCTGACCCAGGCGGACGATTTCGAGGAGCAGCTCGACGCCATGAGGAGCTACCGGCACGAGGAGTTCCTGCGTATCGGCATGAACGACATCCACGGCAAGATGAAGCAGCCCGAGGTGGCACGGCAACTGACGGACCTGGCCGACGTCTGCCTGGCCGCGGCATGCTGCCTTGCCACCGGCGAGCTCGCCCGCTTCGGGCGCCCGATGGTGAAGGACGAGGACGGCTCCGAGCGCGAGGCGGCTTTCGCCGTCGTGGCCATGGGGAAACTCGGGGGCTTCGAGCTCAACTACCACTCCGACCTCGACATCATCTACATCTACGAGGGGCAGGGTTACACCGATGGGGAGAAGAGCATCACCAACCGCGAGTACTTCTCCAAGCTGGGGCAGAAGATCATACTGGTGCTCACCAGCCAGACCCGCGAGGGGTACGCCTACAAGATAGACACCCGGCTGCGCCCGTCCGGCAACGCGGGGCCGCTGGTCACGTCGCTGGAGGCGTTCCAGGGGTACCACGAGGCCGAGGCGCAGATCTGGGAGCGCCAGGCGCTGACCAAGGCACGGGTGACCTACGGCGACCCTGAGCTCAAGCGTAAGATCGAGGGGATCATCGAGAATACCGTGTACGGCGCCGGCGCCGACGACACGGTCCGCAGCGAGATCCACCGGCTGCGCATGCGCATGGAGAACGAGCTCGCCAAGGAGACCAGCGGGAGCTACAACATCAAGACCGGCCGCGGCGGGATGGTGGACGTCGAGTTCATCATCCAGTTCCTGCAGCTGAAGCACGGGCACGAGCACCTGGAGATCCGCAGCACCAGCACCTTGCGCGCCATGAATGCGATGCAAGAGCTGGGGATACTTCCCGACAGCGACTACCACGCCCTCTTCGACGGCTACAAGTTCCTGCGCCGCCTGGAGAACCGCCTGCGGATCATCCATGACTACTCGATGAACGACCTGGGGGGGCCGCTCAAGTACCTGAACAAGCTGGCCAGGAGGCTCGGCTACGACCCGATGCTGAAAAACCCGGGGGAGGCGCTCATGGCCGACTACGAGCGCGTGACAGGCGCGGTCAGGGACGTGTACGAGAGGATCCTCGGTGGCGTGGAAAGCCCAAAAGCGGCTAACAGGGATGAAGGGGATGCAGGGGATAAGGCCGAACCGCAAAGCCCGAACATCTGACTATTCTGGAGGACCGATGGAAGTACGGATTTATTACGAGGACACCGATGCGGGTGGGGTGGTGTACCACTCCAACTACATAAGCTACATGGAGCGCGCGAGGACTGAATTCCTGAGAAAGCACGGCCTGTCGGTTAGGGAGATGCACGACATGGGGATCATCTTCCCGGTGGTGTCGATAGAGGCTAACTTCCGGGCGCCGGCACGGCTCGACGACCTCCTGGAAGTGCGGACACAGATCGCGGCGCTGAAGAACAGCTCCTTCACCGCCGCGCAGCAGGTGGTGAGAAAAGATGACGGGAAGCTCCTGGTCGAGGCGAAGGTGACGCTTGCCTGTGTCAACCCGGAGATGAAGCCCAGGCGCCTGCCGCAGGAGATCCGCGACCTCTTCAGCTCGCTGATGAATGAAACCCCTTAAAACCAAAAACAAAGCATTACCACAGAGGTCACAGAGGTTCACTGGGGAAAACAAAAAAGAGGAAAAGCAAAAACCGGAAGGCTTTTTGGGTTTAAACCCTAGAGCCTTCCGGTTTTGTTTTTTCCTCTGTGAGATCCCCTGTGCCCTCTGTGACCTCTGTGGCGAAGATCTTGTCTTTGACTTTAGTCCTGCTTCTGCGCCTTTTCCCTTCTCTCTTCCAGCACCATCTCGATGGCCAGCAGGAAGACGCCGACGCAGATGGCGGAGTCGGCCACGTTGAAGGCGGGCCAGTGATGCCCCTTCCAGTAGACGTCGAGAAAGTCGATCACCTCGCCGAGCCTCACCCTGTCGATCAGGTTCCCCAGCGCGCCGGAGAAGATGAGCGAAAGGGAGACCGCACTCCCCTTCTGGTCGTCCCGCAGGCGGCTTAGCACCACGAGGATGACCAGGACCGCGACGGCCGAGACCAGCAGGAAGAAGGGAAGCCGCCAGGCGGAATTCGCCAGGATGCCGAAGGCCGCCCCTTTGTTGCGCAGGTAGGTGATGCTGAAGAACCCGTCGATAACGGGTATCGAATCGTGCAACCGCATGGTCTTGTCGATGTAGACCTTGGTCAACTGGTCCAGGACCAGCACCAGCGTCGATACCGCCAGCAATATGATGTATTTCGCTTTCATAGAGTCCTTAGAAGTTCTGTCTGAAAAACGCTCTATTTCACCGCGGCGAGGCACTTCGGGCAGAGGGTCGGGTGCTCGCTGTCCTGACCTATCTGCTCGTCGTAGCACCAGCAGCGCTCGCACTTCTCGCCCGGAGCGGCGGTGACGCCGACCTCCAGCCCTTCGACCCCTTCGGCCTTATACACCTCGCCGCCGACCTCAGCGGCAAGCTCCGCCTTGGAGACGATGAAGATCTGCGCCAGCTCCCCTTCGAATTCCTTCAGAAGGGCCTCGGTGTCGCCGCTGGCCTTGAGGGCGACGGCGGCATCGAGCGAATGGCCGATCACCTTCTTGACGCGGGCCAGTTCCAGCGCCTTGGAGACCTCGGCGCGTACCTTGATCATCTTCTCCCAACGCTGGGCCAGCGCCTCGTCCTTGACCTCGGGTGTCAGCGCAGGGAACTGCGCCAGGTGCACGCTCGACTCGCGCGTGCCGGGCATCTCGGCCCATACCTCTTCGGCGGTGAAGGAGAGTACCGGCGCCACGATGCGCACCAGGGCGTCCAGGATCAGGTACATCACGGTCTGGCCGCTTCTTCTGGCCTGCGAGCTGCCCTTGCTGGTGTAGACCCTGTCCTTCAGGATGTCGAGGTAGAAGGCGCTCATCTCGACGGTGCAGAAGCCGTTCACCGCGTGGTAGAGGATGTGGAACTCGCTCTCCTTGTAGGAGGCGAGGACTTTTTCCTTCAGAAGCTCCAGCTGGTGCATGGCCCAGCGGTCGAGCTCCGGCATGTCGGCGTACGCCACGAGGTCCGTATCGGGGTTGAAGTCGTGGATGTTCCCCAGGATGTAGCGGCAGGTGTTCCTGATGCGGCGGTAGCTCTCGGAGAGACGGGTCAGAATCTCCTGGGAGATGCGCAGGTCGTCGCGGTAGTCCTGCGCCGCAACCCAGAGCCTCAGCACGTCGGCGCCGAACTTCTTGATCACGTCCTCCGGGGCGACGACGTTGCCCACGGACTTGCTCATCTTCCGGCCGGCGCCGTCCATGACGAAGCCGTGGGTCAGCACGTTCTTGTAGGGGGCGCGGCCGCGGGTCCCGACGCTCGCCAGAAGCGAGGAGTGGAACCAGCCGCGGTGCTGGTCGCTTCCCTCGAGGTACATGTCTGCCGGTGAGGAAAGGTTCTCGCGCAATTCCAGGACGGCGGCGTGGGAAACGCCGGAGTCGAACCAGACGTCGAGGATGTCGGTTTCCTTGTCGAACTCGCTCTTGCCGCAGGAGGGGCAGCAGGTCCCTTCCGGGAGGAACTTCGCCGCTTCCCAGTCGTACCAGATGTCGGAGGTGTGCTCGGCGAAGAGGTCGGCGACCTTGTGCATGATCTTGCCGTCGGCGAGGACGTTGCCGCAGCTCTTGCAGTAGAAGGCGGTGATGGGGACCCCCCAGGAGCGCTGCCTGGAGACGCACCAGTCGGGACGGTTCTCGATCATTCCGTAGATGCGCTCGCGCCCCCACTTGGGGATCCAGTTCACGCTGTTGATCGCCTCCAGCGCTTGGCCGCGCAGGTCGTTTCTCTCCATGGAGATGAACCACTGCTCGGTGGCTCTGAAGATGATCGGCTTCTTGCAGCGCCAGCAGTGCGGGTAGCTGTGGGAGATCTCCTTTTGCCCCAGGAGTGCCCCGACCTCGATCAGCTTCTCGATCACGTTCTTGTTGGCGTCGAAAACGAACTGGCCGCCGAAGAACTGGATGTTCTCGTAGAAACGGCCGCGGTTGTCGACCGGGTTGTAGATGTCGAGCCCTTCCTTGAGCCCCAGCTCGTAGTCTTCCTGACCGTGGCCGGGGGCGGTGTGGACGCAGCCGGTACCGGCTTCGAGCGTCACGTGCTCGCCCAGGAGGATGACGGAATCCTGCTCGTAGAACGGGTGGCGGGCGAGCCGCTTCTCAAGCACCTTGGACGGGAACTTCGCCAGCACCTCGCCCTCGGCGTCGATCTCCTTCAGGAAGCTCTCTTTCAGGCCGTCCGCCACTATGACGACGTCGCCGCTTTGAAGCTGAAGCGCCACGTAGTCAAGGTCCGGGTGGATGGCGATGGCGAGGTTCGCCGGGAGCGTCCAGGGGGTGGTGGTCCAGATCACCATGGAGGCCTTCTTGCCGGCAAGCTCGGGGACAACGCTACCCAGCTCCTCCTTGAGCGGGAACTTCACGAACACGGAGGGGGACTTGTGGTCGGCGTACTCGACCTCGGCCTCGGCGAGCGCCGTGCCGCAGGAGGAGCACCAGTGCACCGGCTTCTTACCCTTGTAGAGGCCGCCGTTCTCGGCAAAGCGCGCCAACTCGCGGGCGATGGCCCCCTCGTAGCTCGCGTTCATGGTCAGGTACGGGTTCTCCCACTCGCCGAAAATCCCCAGGCGCTCGAACTCGGCGCGCTGGATGGCGACGAACTTGGCCGCGTACTCGCGGCAGAGCTTGCGCATCTCGAGCTTGGAAATCTCGTGCTTCTTGCTCCCCAGGTTCTTCTCCACCTGCAGCTCGATCGGAAGCCCGTGGCAGTCCCACCCCGGGACGTAGGGGGCGCCGAACCCTTCCATCCTCTTGCTCTTGAGGACGATGTCCTTGAGGATCTTGTTCAAGGCGTGGCCGATGTGGATGTGGCCGTTGGCGTAGGGAGGTCCGTCGTGCAGGACGTAGCGCGGCTTCGACTTGCCCGCCTCTTCGATCTTCTTGTCTATCTCCACCTGCTCCCAATGCTTGAGCATCTCCGGCTCGCGCTGGGGAAGATTCCCCTTCATGGGGAAGTTGGTTTGGGGCAGGTTCAATGTATCTTTGTAGTCCATGTAACGGCCTCCGCACTGTCAGTTAAAGCCTTGAGAGAAACGACATAAACTACAAGCTATGCCGCTGAATGTCAAGGGTAAACGGGGATTTCCGGCACTTTCACAGGGTTGAAGAGGCGGCTTGAGAGGGCGGTTTTCATGCGAAGGTGGCAAACGGCGCCGGAATGGTGTATAAAGCGTTGGCGCCGGGAGAGTTGGCACTGCTTTTCCCCCGCGGCGCCGGCGTCTCACTGTCTCAAGGGAGTTCTATGATCCACAAAACTCAGGATTCATTCTGGGGCGGCATCGTCAAGGC from Citrifermentans bremense harbors:
- the gatB gene encoding Asp-tRNA(Asn)/Glu-tRNA(Gln) amidotransferase subunit GatB, whose protein sequence is MGANMKYQVVIGLEVHTQLTTNTKIFCGCSTRFGAEPNSQTCPVCLGFPGALPVLNQQVVEYAIRAGLATNCSITQRNVFARKNYFYPDLPKGYQISQFDLPICQHGHLDIEVEGETKRIGITRIHMEEDAGKLVHADIPGVDDSCVDLNRACTPLLEIVSEPDMRSPDEAIAYLKKLHQIVMYLGICDGNLEEGSFRCDANVSLMPVGSTVFGTRAELKNINSFKFIKQAIEYEIERQAEILDDGGKVVQETRLFDPNTGTTRSMRGKEEAHDYRYFPDPDLVPVIISDDWIEKVRGGLPELPEAKRARFMSDLGLPEYDAEVLVASRELAQYFEDAFALFPQAKTVSNWVMGEVTRALNDDNNRSIAECPVTSALLADLLKLMEKGTISGKIAKTVFDEMYKTGNAPEKIVEEKGLVQVSDTGAIEAMIDEVLEKNPGQVAEYRGGKETLFGFFVGQVMRASKGKANPAVVNEMLLKKLQG
- the mtnA gene encoding S-methyl-5-thioribose-1-phosphate isomerase — encoded protein: MSFRTIEWRDNKVIMIDQTRLPAEEVYNEYTDFQGVAQAIRGMVVRGAPAIGIAAAMGVALGAREIIADSFDTFYRQLENVCDVIGRTRPTAVNLFWGLERMKRVALQHKELDLNSIRELLKAEAISIEAEDLAICKEIGRHGAALVKEGASILTHCNAGGLATAGYGTALGVIRGAHEAGKGIRVFADETRPWLQGARLTAWELMKDSIPVTLISDNMAGWLMRTGQIDFCVVGADRIAANGDTANKIGTYSVAVLAKENRIPFYVAAPISTLDLKLANGDLIPIEERASEEVTKIKGIQIAPEGVKVRNPAFDVTPARYITGIITEKGVVRGDYERELKALVGL
- the glnE gene encoding bifunctional [glutamate--ammonia ligase]-adenylyl-L-tyrosine phosphorylase/[glutamate--ammonia-ligase] adenylyltransferase, with translation MSRRSDLAGALLAALSQRQGGELAQLLEQGGYSYGARSVENLRLLSEVLPGERLIEVAIAALSTPLPDMALNGLERISTAVPKETLLELCSRRALLTQLMNICGSSPFLTNLICRDPSALKRLFLDREIMRSRSESEMLDTLRSRVPEGTGYADLFAHLRRFKYAEMLRIAARDLNGLSPLEEVTGELASLAAVTLQLAYEAALAELVRDHGKPMQTTPEGEVEAEFTIIGMGKLGGRELNFSSDIDLIYFYSSDKGESTGIPDGRGGFKGKLSLHSFFVKLAEMVSRAISQVTEDGFVFRVDMGLRPDGKAGDLATSMRSAEVYYESWGQSWERAAMMKARPVAGSIELGQAILAALTPFIYRRYLDYNLIEDMMAMKKKIDASLARSQEGEVNIKLGRGGIREIEFFIQALQLVYAGKNPSLRVKNSLAALQTLRQSRIIKEADCVALSDAYRFLRTVEHRIQVVQERQTHALPRKEEEFVALARRCGYLRKDGLLRFKETLELHRHAVSAIYGDLFLSRDEKIKEEVHPEVHYFFDHNADPDLIKDMLEERRFENPDVAYDNLLVLRDGPAKVNLTSQGRRTLEKIAPLFLQEVFAAPDPDLALANLERFLASTRTRASIYALLAENRDILKLLTSLFGMSEFLSKIFIGHPELLDSMTTRGYAYLQKERAAMAHELDLFLTQADDFEEQLDAMRSYRHEEFLRIGMNDIHGKMKQPEVARQLTDLADVCLAAACCLATGELARFGRPMVKDEDGSEREAAFAVVAMGKLGGFELNYHSDLDIIYIYEGQGYTDGEKSITNREYFSKLGQKIILVLTSQTREGYAYKIDTRLRPSGNAGPLVTSLEAFQGYHEAEAQIWERQALTKARVTYGDPELKRKIEGIIENTVYGAGADDTVRSEIHRLRMRMENELAKETSGSYNIKTGRGGMVDVEFIIQFLQLKHGHEHLEIRSTSTLRAMNAMQELGILPDSDYHALFDGYKFLRRLENRLRIIHDYSMNDLGGPLKYLNKLARRLGYDPMLKNPGEALMADYERVTGAVRDVYERILGGVESPKAANRDEGDAGDKAEPQSPNI
- the ybgC gene encoding tol-pal system-associated acyl-CoA thioesterase, translated to MEVRIYYEDTDAGGVVYHSNYISYMERARTEFLRKHGLSVREMHDMGIIFPVVSIEANFRAPARLDDLLEVRTQIAALKNSSFTAAQQVVRKDDGKLLVEAKVTLACVNPEMKPRRLPQEIRDLFSSLMNETP
- the lspA gene encoding signal peptidase II, whose amino-acid sequence is MKAKYIILLAVSTLVLVLDQLTKVYIDKTMRLHDSIPVIDGFFSITYLRNKGAAFGILANSAWRLPFFLLVSAVAVLVILVVLSRLRDDQKGSAVSLSLIFSGALGNLIDRVRLGEVIDFLDVYWKGHHWPAFNVADSAICVGVFLLAIEMVLEERREKAQKQD
- the ileS gene encoding isoleucine--tRNA ligase translates to MDYKDTLNLPQTNFPMKGNLPQREPEMLKHWEQVEIDKKIEEAGKSKPRYVLHDGPPYANGHIHIGHALNKILKDIVLKSKRMEGFGAPYVPGWDCHGLPIELQVEKNLGSKKHEISKLEMRKLCREYAAKFVAIQRAEFERLGIFGEWENPYLTMNASYEGAIARELARFAENGGLYKGKKPVHWCSSCGTALAEAEVEYADHKSPSVFVKFPLKEELGSVVPELAGKKASMVIWTTTPWTLPANLAIAIHPDLDYVALQLQSGDVVIVADGLKESFLKEIDAEGEVLAKFPSKVLEKRLARHPFYEQDSVILLGEHVTLEAGTGCVHTAPGHGQEDYELGLKEGLDIYNPVDNRGRFYENIQFFGGQFVFDANKNVIEKLIEVGALLGQKEISHSYPHCWRCKKPIIFRATEQWFISMERNDLRGQALEAINSVNWIPKWGRERIYGMIENRPDWCVSRQRSWGVPITAFYCKSCGNVLADGKIMHKVADLFAEHTSDIWYDWEAAKFLPEGTCCPSCGKSEFDKETDILDVWFDSGVSHAAVLELRENLSSPADMYLEGSDQHRGWFHSSLLASVGTRGRAPYKNVLTHGFVMDGAGRKMSKSVGNVVAPEDVIKKFGADVLRLWVAAQDYRDDLRISQEILTRLSESYRRIRNTCRYILGNIHDFNPDTDLVAYADMPELDRWAMHQLELLKEKVLASYKESEFHILYHAVNGFCTVEMSAFYLDILKDRVYTSKGSSQARRSGQTVMYLILDALVRIVAPVLSFTAEEVWAEMPGTRESSVHLAQFPALTPEVKDEALAQRWEKMIKVRAEVSKALELARVKKVIGHSLDAAVALKASGDTEALLKEFEGELAQIFIVSKAELAAEVGGEVYKAEGVEGLEVGVTAAPGEKCERCWCYDEQIGQDSEHPTLCPKCLAAVK